A stretch of the Syntrophus gentianae genome encodes the following:
- a CDS encoding formylmethanofuran dehydrogenase subunit E family protein gives MEEQRSTSSKRKGRFGKPTQILKIFSKLNSPFLPLLVIISLFCALPAWSGEPTYNQGKDIFIEAGVDQPDRVPTWYASMVTKPYAPVFEILATRGTQGRYYPYTFAVTMKDMVKFHGHDCEGLSHAAACAKVAFDILFPDGIIDRSVLWGITGTSPCWSDATAFLTGARIQYGNLGFFKDKNYGHAIILYREDTGVAVLATWKEGINNIPGEPVVLPGKITWKPSTSMKEVLELKNSVKKADGKQTPYQVDLMRYLQWKHINDIFSHPLDESYQAQEIKDFKWENWVDQAMRITKPIQRADTRLKNDPYRKHPISLE, from the coding sequence TCTCAAAATTAAACAGCCCTTTCTTACCTTTGTTGGTCATCATCTCTTTATTTTGTGCACTGCCTGCATGGTCAGGAGAACCTACGTATAACCAGGGAAAGGACATCTTTATCGAAGCCGGAGTGGACCAGCCGGATCGTGTTCCAACATGGTATGCCTCAATGGTGACAAAGCCATACGCCCCGGTATTTGAAATCCTGGCCACCCGGGGCACTCAGGGCAGATACTATCCTTACACCTTCGCAGTCACAATGAAGGATATGGTGAAATTCCACGGTCACGACTGTGAAGGACTCAGCCATGCCGCCGCTTGCGCCAAGGTCGCATTCGACATTCTATTTCCCGACGGAATCATTGATAGAAGTGTTTTGTGGGGTATCACCGGAACGTCGCCCTGTTGGAGCGACGCGACAGCCTTCCTTACAGGCGCCCGCATCCAGTATGGCAATCTCGGATTTTTCAAAGATAAGAATTACGGTCACGCCATCATCCTCTATCGGGAGGATACAGGCGTTGCCGTCCTCGCTACATGGAAGGAGGGGATCAATAATATACCCGGGGAACCGGTGGTATTGCCCGGCAAGATCACATGGAAACCTTCAACAAGTATGAAGGAAGTGCTGGAGCTGAAAAATTCCGTAAAAAAGGCTGATGGCAAACAGACCCCTTACCAGGTGGACCTCATGCGTTATCTCCAATGGAAGCACATCAACGACATCTTCAGCCATCCCTTGGATGAAAGCTACCAGGCACAGGAAATCAAAGACTTCAAATGGGAAAACTGGGTCGATCAGGCAATGAGGATTACCAAACCGATTCAGCGCGCCGACACGCGTCTGAAGAACGATCCTTATAGAAAACACCCCATCTCTCTCGAATAA